One genomic window of Salvelinus alpinus chromosome 17, SLU_Salpinus.1, whole genome shotgun sequence includes the following:
- the LOC139541959 gene encoding protachykinin-1-like isoform X2: MDIWKFQLVIVTLYSLVYTCQGLSFSVDKEHWVSKDWQDEPLEKRLASQVPSLIKRSKAHQFYGLMGKRSDVQQQPIRVNRRRNKGEMFVGLMGRRASSGESFTRIIPDATSTAIDIAEGPHTQPDSQEAWDQHLYSYR; this comes from the exons ATGGATATTTGGAAATTCCAGCTGGTAATAGTTACCCTGTATTCCCTGGTGTATACATGTCAGGGATTGTCTTTTAGTGTTGACAAGGAACACTGGGTATCCAAAGACTGGCAG GATGAGCCACTGGAGAAGAGGTTGGCCAGCCAAGTGCCTAGTCTGATTAAGAGATCTAAAGCCCATCAGTTCTACGGGCTCATGGGCAAACGCTCAG ATGTTCAGCAGCAGCCTATTCGAGTGAATAGAAGAC GAAATAAAGGGGAGATGTTTGTTGGACTTATGGGAAGAAGAGCATCAAGTGGGG AATCGTTCACAAGAATCATTCCAGATGCTACCAGCACTGCGATCGATATCGCCGAaggaccacacacacaaccag ATTCACAAGAGGCATGGGACCAACACCTGTATTCCTACAGATAA
- the LOC139541959 gene encoding protachykinin-1-like isoform X1, producing the protein MDIWKFQLVIVTLYSLVYTCQGLSFSVDKEHWVSKDWQDEPLEKRLASQVPSLIKRSKAHQFYGLMGKRSDVQQQPIRVNRRRNKGEMFVGLMGRRASSGESFTRIIPDATSTAIDIAEGPHTQPGITYTSMLWLKPESTL; encoded by the exons ATGGATATTTGGAAATTCCAGCTGGTAATAGTTACCCTGTATTCCCTGGTGTATACATGTCAGGGATTGTCTTTTAGTGTTGACAAGGAACACTGGGTATCCAAAGACTGGCAG GATGAGCCACTGGAGAAGAGGTTGGCCAGCCAAGTGCCTAGTCTGATTAAGAGATCTAAAGCCCATCAGTTCTACGGGCTCATGGGCAAACGCTCAG ATGTTCAGCAGCAGCCTATTCGAGTGAATAGAAGAC GAAATAAAGGGGAGATGTTTGTTGGACTTATGGGAAGAAGAGCATCAAGTGGGG AATCGTTCACAAGAATCATTCCAGATGCTACCAGCACTGCGATCGATATCGCCGAaggaccacacacacaaccaggtaTTACTTATACATCGATGTTATGGTTAAAACCTGAGAGCACTTTGTAA